A stretch of DNA from Ricinus communis isolate WT05 ecotype wild-type chromosome 4, ASM1957865v1, whole genome shotgun sequence:
TCAGCAAACAATTCACAGTTGTGTGACTTCAGAAAAGTAAAACAAGTCAGCACAGGTATAAGAAAAGGTAGAAAAATTTTGTTTGTCTTATCCTCAATAGTTGGTTTGATTTAAGCAGCATAAGTTGCATTGTACATATAACTACAGATATTACGTCAATCGTGCTCTTTTTGGGTGATTAATTAATACTTTTCTGAAATTTAATCACCGACTTGCATCGTACATATTACCACAGAAATTACACCAATCGTGCTCTTTTAGGTGATTAATTAATACCTTTCTGAAACTCAATGACTGACTGAACAGAAACAGAGAATGTGGAGTTTGATGTGCATTGACGCTGAACACTATACAGAGGAGAAGCCTCAAGGAACGCTGGATCAAGAAAATTATCTCGTTCTGGTTCTGTATCTGAACCCTGAAACATTGGAAATTCACTTTAGTAGCAAAACCTACTTgcaaaaaattacaaatgataAAAGTGAAGCCAAATAACTAGTGGAAGAATATgcaaaggaagaggcaaaatGACTCACCAATACACTGTTGGCTACAATATCCACAACATTGGAAGAATTTAAAGTGAAAGCGCCTGGGAACATATTGCCAGCCAAAGCTGTACAGGAAAACAAATTCGCATATTAAAgttcaataaattattcatttccAATCTCCCAGTAAATAAGCCAAACATGATCTGGAGAACTGAAAATAAGCTGCAAACAAATGATGGTGGGAAACAAACACATGAATTAGGAGACATGCAAATACACACGCacagagacagagagagagagagagagagatacaTTCTCCTAGTGATTGATTATTTCCGGTGACAAGTACAGTTACGGGACATGACCCTGTGCTCCTGCATGAATCATTTGGCAAGTCTGTAAACGGAATAACATCAGAACTGACGGCACGGTAGTGAGGAGCTGGAACTTGTAACAGGGGAGGCCACTGTGGGGGGCTTGGAATTGCACAAGTGGCTACTTGCTCCAGCGTTGAATATTGCAAACCACAAACTTTCTCCAATCTCCCATCTCCATCTGTATCAATATCAACACAGCCACACTTCCTACTAGGCTTGTTCAATTCTCTGTCGAGCAAATTTTGAGTGATCACAAGTAGGACGCAGAGGACaaatggaaagaaaattagCCGGCAATTTGTCTTAACATTTCGTTTCtggaaggaaaagaaaaacgacAAGACAAAATGAATATCTTCATATTGCTTTCAAACTTCAATCAGGTTAGAACCAGAGcgaataagaaaagaaaggggagaaaaggaaaagaagagtCACTCGCCCCTCCACCACAATTCTAAACCCAACagtaatataaaaaactaGCAAAACccagaaacaaaaaaaacataaagaatgaaagcaatttatctcatttttaaatcaaagaaCCAACTGCacaagtaataaataaataaacaaaaaaaaaaaattaaagagcaAATGCGATATGTAACTACgtagagaaagagaaattgCAAGAAAAGAACCTGAAAAGTCAAGTTCTTCCTAAGCAAAGCATCAGCTTGATTCCAGAAAGTTGCTGGACCGTGTGATGATGTATCCTCCATGAGCCTACAGAACAACGACTTCAATTCAACCGTACCGTTGAGATTTTGCCGCCAAAAATGGAACAAagctttcttttctgtttaaCGTGTGTGTCAGTTACAGTTACAATGAACCAaagctttcttcttttgctatttttgtttattttggcTATTCGCCTTTTCACTCTTCTCTTTCCATTTTGTGTTAGCAGCAGCACATTGgaaatcaaacaaataaatcGCCAAGGTCCACCACTTTTATGCGCTTCTCTCGGCATCCTGTCGTAGCCTCGACATACCTATtcaaattacttatttaccctttcagaaaaaaaaaatgaaaatattaaagattttcaATACCGAAACTAGCCTCGGTTAAATGTCTGTAATGCCCTTGATGGGTTTcgatattatttattgtccCAAAAATGCCCTTCTGATTATTCTAAATACCAGAAATAGCCCTTTCACTATGGTTAGTACGTGTGGTCCTTAATCATACtctataataaacaaataaaagtcaATAGCCCCATTCATACCGGTAACTTGCGCAATGGTATAAAGCAACTGCATTGAAGAAACGAAAGGCaatagtttattaataaatttttgtagAGTGAAGTGTAATTTAGTAATTTGCACTTTCTTGTCAATTTCACTGCAGTTTCCTAGTAGCAGTGGCTATAATTGTTCAAGTATTCAAGAAAGAGTGAAAGCTTTGTTAGTGGACatgaaatttaatagaaattgtGCAGTGTAAACTCGAATTTCTTCAATGAGTTGAATGTTGAAATTTGATAGACACAATTTTGCAcattagatatatttatggACCATCACAGAATTCACAAATTATTTGTACGACCAGGAAATTATGGGAAGCAACTCGGctgtttctctttttcttggtTTCAGACGGACATAATTCCATAGTTTGaatatgcaaaaaaaaaaaaaaaaaaaaaaaaaacactttaGCACAATCCATACACCttcaattttgataatttagtaactcaaattttttacttttcagtTAGCctactaaatatttaaaagtcttactttcataattttagatgatttttaatttttaatttattttacaggtaaattttattttataataatattaaaatacctaaaaaaagttatatgtGGACatgttaataaaattacagATTAAAAAATgtctaaatataaaagtaaaaatataaattgaagtGTTTATCAAGTTAGATCTAAAATTAAGATGTTAAAGCAaccaaataacaaaaaattcaGGGGTTAAAATATACGTagtctaaaaaaaaaaaaaaaaggttagcAACAACTGCATCTTTTAGTAGGGAGAAAAAACCTTATATGACAGCCACGTAAACAGGTTCAAAATTATGCCTCGAAAAGACAAAGCTGTCAGCTGCATACAAATTTCAGTTACTTCatctataataaaattgattagaaACGATGGATATGCATATTTATCCGACCATCATGAAAATATGTTCAATGGCTATGCATCATTTGCCACATTGATGAAGACATCCTCCAAGGTGGTATCAGACAAACCCCAGGCGAAAATGGGGAATCTGGTTTTCGCAATCTCAACTGCGTGAAATACATCAGCAATTCTGACCTCATGTTTTGGAATCTCAAACTTCTGAGTTCCAGAAGTGTGATATGTCCTTTCAGCATTAGGAGAGAGTCCTTGCACCATATTCACCACCTGTTGCTCGTGATCCGAAGATGTTGTCAATGTGAACAAATAAGATCCCCCATATCTAGCCTTCAGCTGTCATGCACCATGCCATCAGCAAATTACAGTGCAAGAAATTACACATCTTAAAACAGTAATAACGACAACAAGAAGTTCAGCTGCAAAGCCTCTTAGGTAGCTCAAGTGCTAGTCAATTGGGCAAGTATTGACGAGTATTCTGTCTTGCAATGGTATTCCATACCTCACAcatcaatttcaaaaaataatatgcctccaatcaaaaactaaaatggAGAAATATTAGTACTCGCCACAAGCACAGGGATCCTGGCATAGAATACGTAAGCATTAAGTAGTAGGTGAACAAACAAGTACTTTTATCAAGCAAAGGAATCTCCATGCAAAAGAAGCATACAAGAATCTTAAGTACAAATCATCTTTAAATGAAGTTACCTCTTTTGCGTTTCCTATGCATCGGAAGCTGCCATCAACAAAAACTCCTAATCGATCACATAGAGCTTCTGCCTCTTCCATTGAATGTGctgaaagaattaaaaaggaaCATTGATGACAAGGGGAGCAGTTTCTTACTATAATATTGCCAATCAAGATTAATTCCAGAAATTGAGTGAGATAGAGAGAGTACTGGTAAGAATAATTGCTCGATCTTGCTTCGCACGCTTAATGACGTTCCATAAATTTCTTCTTGTAGCTGGATCCAGTCCTGAGCTTGGTTCATCCATATAAACAACCTTGAAAATATTCCAAGAGTAATTATGACATTAATTGCATTTCATCAAAAGAATACAGCGGTGTATAAACATGTTCAGAACAACATACTTTGGGATTCCCAATGAGCGATATGGCAACACTAAGCCTCCTCTTCATTCCACCACTATATTTCCCAGCTTGTTTATCAGCAACCCCGCCATCAAATAGTTTGACGCTCTTGAGAGAATCTTGCACTGCCTGCAGAAATAAATGGTGAAACATAAAGAGAAAGGCAAACCCATCCATCAATCAGTACCAGCAAATTTGGTACCAAAGAATTCAAAATGTGCATGTTAATTTTAACTGAAAATCACCCTGCACtcttaaaatctaaaatgaaAGATGATAATAGCTTACTTGTTTCAGGACAGAACCTTTTAGGTTCTTCAGTCTGCCATAAAATAGCAAGTGCTCCCTTCCTGTTAAAGTTTCCCAGAGCAAGCTAAAATTGGTCCAGAAAAAGCAAACATATGATCATGAAAAGGTCTGCTTTCaagttgaaaatgaaaatgtatTCTGCGAAAGAACTAATAAGAGTTTTAGCTTACTCATGTTGTGGACATACACCGATGCTGGTATAAATCCTATCCATTTGAGTTCGTATGTCCAAACCCTGAATGTATGCTGTCCCCGAAGTTTGTTTTGTGAGCCCAACCATCTAATCCAGTGAATAAATGTCTTATATCAGCAGCATAACTACTAATGTGACTCTGATTTCACAAGCAGATGGCaaataaatttgtttcatCAAGTAGACCTTCCCCAAATAAATTCATGAAGTATGTTAtagaaaagcaaagaaaatataaaggaCAAAGGATAGACTGAGAATTAGTAAGACATGACTCCAAGTTGAAAGTGCCTCTTACATGCAAAAATGGAGAAATAAATACCTTCTATCGAAATTTATGCAGGACAATAAAGATCAAATTTTTAGCTAAATTTGCTCCTGAATGTTTACTGCTGCATTATATTACAGAACAATAAAGATGCAAATGCTCGCAGATCATGTTACACCCTAACCTACTCATCTCTTAAAAAGTTGTAAACAGTATCTCAACCATCCtttgtaataaagaaaaattcaaggAATCAGATCACTAATGCGTCAGAAAACAAAAGGAGAGCAGTTTTTAAACTGACCATGCTGATGAAAGAGGTCTTCCCTGCACCATTGGGACCAAGCATACCAAAACATTCCCCCGGTGGCAAAGCAAGAGTTAATCCTCTCACTGCCATTTTGTCGGGGTTTCCATCCCTTCCTGGATACAACTTTTTCAGGTTGTCACAAATAATCAAATGAGATATGCTTGGCTCCAGAAGTAATTGTTCAACCTTCTCCCtctgaaaaagataaaaagaataatggaAAAAAAGAACCATGAAGAAAGGCTCGACTAAGAAGCTAAACAAGCACAAGCAGAGCTTTTTCAAGGTTTTTGAGGGTTTTATAAACTTTTCAAACCTTCAATCCCTGTTTGAGAAGGAAGTATTAATTAGAGAAAATCCACCAAATTGATGGGTTCAGGATGTTATACTTTAAAAAACTCTATTTTACCTTTTAAAACCTCTATTTACTATCCATACTTCCCAAATAAAGCAAAAACTCTAaccttataaaattttacgtccatttactttataaatcCTTACTTTACATTCCTTTCAATTTTGCCAAGCATAGTGTAAACATCCAGCAAACAACTTTTAGGTTCCTCATCCAGTACATGTGAGAGCCTGACCAATCACAAAAAACTAGGTAGATGAGGAAACCTTACCTCCTGGCTGATGTCAGGTTTATCCATATCAATAAGAACTTTAGATCCCTGTCTTTGCAAATTAGGCTTCATAAAAGATGATTGACGCTTCTTTCCAAAGTTTTGCAAGAAAAATAGAGGACTTTTTATGCTTCCAGATGATAAAACTCGATCGATATAATACCCAACAAAAAGTACCGCCAACCACTCAACAAACATGATAATTAAGACTTCTCTCATCCCATTATCTTTGTCATTTAAATTTCCCCACTGCATCCCATTAATCCCTAATGCAATCCCCCGAGAAGAATATCGTGCTAACTCATATAAACCACGATATAGAGAGAAACCAGGGTATATCTCTAACACAATTATCAAGCCTCCTGCAAGAGATAAACCCCATACTGAATAAAGCTGGTGCAAAAGTACAAACATTTGAGAAACCTAAGGCAAGAATTGTGAACAAGACTAGAACAACAACAAAGGAGGCAGCACAGCAATATAAGAAAGCTATAGCCACAGCCAGTTTCTTAAATTCAACAGAGAATGAAACAAACACTTCAGTATTTACTGGcgtaaaatcttaaattaccACAATTGCCACAGTTTGCTTGGAAAACCAgtgagagaagaagaagaagagaagaagaaggaggaggaggaaaAGATTTCCTATTTGAAAAAGCACTAAAAGAATTAGATGCATCATTTTCATGAAATCTTCTACTTACTCGGGAATGATGTCTGTTCcagaaaattttggaaaagatAGCTAGCTAAAAGCCCAGTTCCATAAACGCATAAGTAGCCTACAACTGTGGACAATTTCAATCATAAGAGATAAAAGAAATCAGTTAAACTTCAAAAGTAAATATCAATCTATGAATAAATCAAACAGTTAACATAGAACCTGTAGCAGTCTTCACATATGAAAACAATGCAGCAAGCAGAAAGCCCATAGAAATTTGTAGG
This window harbors:
- the LOC8277385 gene encoding ABC transporter A family member 7, which translates into the protein MAEASSFWTQADALCRKNLIYQKRRRMENCRLIIFPVILCLLLVVMQGLVDKYVNNNSSGNNKDCGCACVDYNLKGSCNKKICGLHFSNMDTSSNCPIPSPQHWPPLLQLPAKSCSDKESCPVITLLTGNNQSLAENVGKIMFTSSFAVDSSNVMDSLANIALGTDSPSEQSDMFLDDAIDENDLFYVKFVCNLNSTFSFSIPNQMGIRREAKCVQGLNLWRNSSSQINEETYKGNDILAAYDFFNSNGNIFNVSIWYDPSYEFRVARSVNLVSNAYLQFLHGSGTKMLFEFVKEMPRVATKSYLDVSSLLGVLFFTWIILRLFLVVFISLVYEKQQKVRIMMKMHGLGDGPYWMISYAYFLVISLLYMLVFVIFGSSVGLKIFYMNDYSIQFVFYFLYINLQISMGFLLAALFSYVKTATVVGYLCVYGTGLLASYLFQNFLEQTSFPRGLIIVLEIYPGFSLYRGLYELARYSSRGIALGINGMQWGNLNDKDNGMREVLIIMFVEWLAVLFVGYYIDRVLSSGSIKSPLFFLQNFGKKRQSSFMKPNLQRQGSKVLIDMDKPDISQEREKVEQLLLEPSISHLIICDNLKKLYPGRDGNPDKMAVRGLTLALPPGECFGMLGPNGAGKTSFISMMVGLTKQTSGTAYIQGLDIRTQMDRIYTSIGVCPQHDLLWETLTGREHLLFYGRLKNLKGSVLKQAVQDSLKSVKLFDGGVADKQAGKYSGGMKRRLSVAISLIGNPKVVYMDEPSSGLDPATRRNLWNVIKRAKQDRAIILTTHSMEEAEALCDRLGVFVDGSFRCIGNAKELKARYGGSYLFTLTTSSDHEQQVVNMVQGLSPNAERTYHTSGTQKFEIPKHEVRIADVFHAVEIAKTRFPIFAWGLSDTTLEDVFINVANDA